A region from the Gavia stellata isolate bGavSte3 chromosome 12, bGavSte3.hap2, whole genome shotgun sequence genome encodes:
- the MKRN2OS gene encoding MKRN2 opposite strand protein, translating to MAEAAVLRVRHCGADIFCRRPPPRCPVCGRPLRGAGLPAAPVRLPSPFRQGHRQPRAFLLRPTAGSFLGGYDGKADLHVGITNSNGVVYNYNEEGIHRAETGWEQCISIPLVQPDMFGLLQQWDTLLEEFSVGEAWLPHRYEEHDHNCYTYALAFINSVLITQGKQQMSKSEFTEKFVIPQTKKASKYITLHQELTANDFYIVPLPDPEKQCSK from the exons ATGGCGGAGGCCGCCGTCCTGCGGGTGCGGCACTGCGGCGCCGACATCTTCtgccgccggccgccgccgcgctgccccgtCTGCGGCCGCCCCCTGCGCGGCGCCGGGCTGCCCGCCGCGCCCGTCCgcctccccagccccttccGCCAGGGCCACCGCCAGCCCCGCGCCTTCCTCCTCCGGCCCACCGCCGGCAGCTTCCTCGG AGGCTACGACGGGAAAGCTGATCTTCATGTTGGAATAACCAACAGTAATG GCGTGGTGTATAATTACAATGAAGAGGGCATTCACAGAGCTGAAACTGGATGGGAACAGTGCATTAGTATCCCACTAGTACAGCCAGACATGTTTGGGCTTCTTCAGCAGTGGGATACACTCCTAGAGGAATTTTCTGTGGGAGAGGCCTGGCTTCCTCACAG GTACGAAGAACATGACCACAACTGCTACACATATGCACTGGCATTCATTAACAGTGTACTGATCACGCAAGGCAAACAGCAAATGAGTAAAAGTGAATTTACAGAGAAATTTGTGATCCCACAGACAAAGAAAGCTTCCAAATACATTACTCTGCATCAGGAGCTAACAGCTAATGATTTCTACATTGTACCCCTTCCTGACCCAGAAAAACAGTGCTCAAAATGA